Proteins from one Nerophis lumbriciformis linkage group LG08, RoL_Nlum_v2.1, whole genome shotgun sequence genomic window:
- the LOC133611942 gene encoding transmembrane protein 116 translates to MDLNGTLSAYQIDVLSTVYLISLTPSVMGSFSVLLVSVLRWRHLKDQVHLLVQLALADLVAALIQMFTSAMNKVGSDNSVTICQYSLPLALTFYFISFLLVVVYAWKSTKAIRGWRTAPAQDESPCRSHLVAIPVYLLVWLIPTVVYLTYVFTPFIKATLVIPDPDASLSVVIQNDAKYCTSCILFLHVWKDACSDAEIIHDTFMRVFLVLVVIPVMLVCSVIYYKVGRWYERHKQEGLFPVEGDGRSGRRWKSVFSTARSMVMVILFCWTPALLVILLSTWTAVDQHKLFAAYIIQAASVSLQGFLNSLVYAWRRPNFTDAVLGENTPLVAYQHMAFFDQSLKSSP, encoded by the exons CGTGATGGGCAGCTTCTCCGTGCTGCTGGTTTCCGTGCTGAGATGGAGGCACCTGAAAGACCAG GTGCACCTCCTGGTCCAGCTGGCCCTGGCAGACCTTGTGGCTGCTCTCATTCAGATGTTTACTAGCGCCATGAACAAAGTTGGCAGCGACAACAGCGTCACGATCTGTCAGTACAGCCTGCCTCTGGCACTG ACATTTTACTTCATctcatttctgctggtggtggtcTACGCATGGAAGTCCACCAAAGCCATCCGAGGATGGAGAACAGCACCAGCGCAGGATGAG AGTCCTTGCAGAAGTCATCTAGTGGCCATACCTGTGTACTTGCTGGTATG GTTGATCCCGACTGTGGTCTACTTGACGTACGTCTTCACTCCTTTCATCAAAGCCACTTTAGTCATTCCAGACCCCGACGCCTCTCTCAGCGTCGTCATCCAGAATGATGCTAAATACTGCACCAG TTGTATTTTGTTCTTGCACGTCTGGAAAGATGCCTGCTCAGATGCT GAGATCATCCATGACACTTTTATGCGAGTGTTTCTTGTCCTTGTGGTGATTCCTGTGATGCTGGTTTGCTCA GTTATCTACTACAAGGTCGGTCGCTGGTATGAACGGCACAAACAGGAGGGTCTTTTTCCTGTGGAAGGAGATGGACGCTCAGGCCGGAGATGGAAAAGTGTCTTTTCCACGGCCAGGAGCATGGTGATGGTCATCCTCTTCTGCTGGACCCCAG CCCTCCTGGTCATCCTGCTGTCGACATGGACTGCTGTTGACCAGCACAAGCTGTTTGCTGCGTACATCATACAG GCTGCCAGTGTGTCCCTGCAAGGCTTCCTCAACAGTCTGGTGTACGCATGGAGGCGGCCCAACTTCACAGACGCTGTCCTGGGGGAGAACACCCCCCTGGTGGCCTACCAGCACATGGCCTTCTTTGACCAATCACTCAAAAGTTCTCCTTGA